The following are from one region of the Simiduia agarivorans SA1 = DSM 21679 genome:
- a CDS encoding HDOD domain-containing protein, with product MSDQALSDAANTVAGQLQHKIDQRQLDVPMLPEVASKVVTLSQDPESDAAKLAQLIQSDQALAGHVMHIANSAAYTPNASLVSLQQAITRLGMNLISDIALAASISAKMFKAPGYESHINYIWRHALATALWGKEIARVCRRNVEATFLCGLLHSIGRPVTIQCLLELAKKNDTELTEQDMQLLEEKYHTPVGIAVAQRWQMPQIVCESIEFFHAYENANLAREQTTMINGGAAFATHLLKPEVLGAAALGELPVLADLNLYDDEIATLMDKKDDIKSTMEAMLGR from the coding sequence ATGTCAGACCAAGCACTCTCCGATGCCGCCAATACCGTGGCCGGACAACTCCAGCACAAAATCGATCAGCGACAACTGGATGTCCCCATGCTGCCCGAGGTGGCCAGTAAGGTGGTCACGTTATCCCAGGACCCGGAGTCCGACGCCGCCAAACTGGCGCAACTGATACAGAGCGATCAGGCCCTGGCTGGCCACGTCATGCACATTGCCAACTCCGCTGCCTACACGCCCAACGCATCACTGGTGTCGTTGCAACAGGCCATCACCCGACTGGGCATGAACCTGATCAGCGATATCGCGTTAGCCGCATCCATCTCAGCCAAAATGTTCAAAGCCCCCGGCTATGAATCGCATATCAATTATATCTGGCGTCACGCATTGGCCACGGCTCTCTGGGGCAAGGAGATCGCCAGGGTATGCCGGCGCAATGTGGAAGCCACATTCCTGTGCGGCCTTTTGCACTCGATCGGCCGTCCGGTAACGATCCAGTGCCTGCTGGAACTGGCAAAAAAAAATGACACCGAACTGACCGAACAGGACATGCAACTACTGGAAGAAAAATACCACACGCCGGTGGGTATCGCCGTGGCTCAACGCTGGCAGATGCCACAGATTGTGTGTGAGTCAATCGAGTTTTTCCACGCCTATGAAAACGCGAATCTGGCGCGCGAACAAACCACCATGATCAACGGTGGTGCTGCATTTGCCACGCACCTGCTAAAACCGGAGGTCCTTGGTGCCGCGGCACTGGGCGAATTGCCGGTATTGGCAGACCTCAACTTGTACGATGATGAAATCGCCACGCTGATGGATAAGAAAGACGATATTAAAAGTACCATGGAGGCAATGCTGGGGCGATGA
- a CDS encoding TonB family protein, whose amino-acid sequence MGRLAAAFIASFFVLEAYSEPLLNGVAPYNKLGQEQFLAALYLPSTTSDVTSALTPGGERRLELRFTASGVSSRSLNRVWIEGMAINVAGDTLQKNADGMVDFTGMVKTRLREGDRLTIDDLPNEGITVSFNGVKLGDIRRAPDLFNMLLSTWVGSVPLSSDFRNQIMAGGNIDANLLARYQTTEPSAERIAAAKSMNAPKPAPAPVAAATAAAATVVAAAPKPTVSAPTIEAKPTPPAPKEQAIEKPKVEAPKPQVAEAAKPAPKPTQVAKASAPPVNNAFLDDEELEEEEEPLLTAASLVSRQLYFSKLLRWTYKNIRYPKRALQRGQEGSVRIAVMIDRNGKVLETQTLEDSSHSLLNTEALKAVERSDPFPPMPADVLGEKFEFTLPITFAIPKE is encoded by the coding sequence ATGGGACGCTTGGCAGCGGCGTTCATTGCCAGCTTTTTCGTTCTTGAAGCATACAGTGAGCCGCTTCTGAACGGTGTTGCCCCTTATAACAAGTTGGGGCAGGAGCAGTTTCTTGCAGCACTCTACCTGCCATCGACCACCAGTGACGTCACCAGTGCGCTGACGCCCGGCGGCGAGCGCCGGCTGGAGCTCCGCTTCACCGCCTCCGGCGTTTCTTCCCGGAGTCTGAACCGGGTCTGGATTGAAGGCATGGCCATCAATGTGGCCGGCGATACGTTGCAAAAGAATGCCGATGGCATGGTGGACTTTACCGGTATGGTCAAAACCCGCCTGCGCGAAGGCGACCGGCTCACCATCGATGACCTGCCCAACGAAGGTATCACCGTATCCTTCAATGGCGTCAAACTGGGCGATATCCGTCGGGCGCCCGATTTGTTTAACATGCTGTTGTCTACCTGGGTTGGCAGCGTGCCCCTGTCATCCGATTTCCGCAATCAGATCATGGCCGGTGGCAACATCGACGCCAATCTGTTGGCTCGCTACCAAACCACAGAGCCCAGCGCCGAGCGCATCGCCGCCGCCAAATCCATGAACGCGCCAAAACCTGCGCCAGCACCTGTGGCTGCGGCAACCGCCGCGGCTGCAACGGTGGTCGCAGCCGCACCCAAGCCGACCGTTTCAGCCCCCACCATCGAAGCCAAGCCCACGCCGCCTGCGCCCAAAGAGCAAGCGATCGAGAAGCCCAAGGTAGAAGCGCCCAAGCCGCAGGTTGCGGAAGCAGCAAAACCGGCGCCCAAACCCACTCAGGTGGCAAAAGCCTCGGCACCGCCAGTAAACAACGCATTTCTTGATGATGAAGAACTGGAAGAGGAAGAAGAGCCACTGCTGACCGCCGCGTCCCTGGTCAGCCGGCAGCTGTACTTCTCCAAGCTACTGCGCTGGACCTATAAAAATATCCGCTATCCCAAGCGCGCGCTGCAGCGCGGGCAGGAAGGCAGCGTGCGGATTGCGGTCATGATTGATCGCAACGGCAAGGTATTGGAAACCCAAACGCTGGAGGACTCCAGCCATTCACTGTTGAATACCGAAGCCTTGAAAGCGGTGGAACGGTCCGACCCGTTCCCACCGATGCCTGCCGATGTGTTGGGTGAGAAGTTCGAATTCACCTTACCCATCACCTTCGCAATTCCGAAGGAATAA
- a CDS encoding protein adenylyltransferase SelO, translating to MITPKFDNSFARLGADFGTRVSPAPLQGAQLIHCNQSLLATLQMDAELARQLVEGQDLPDDIEPFAMVYAGHQFGGFSPQLGDGRGLLLGEWRVGDHRYDLHLKGAGKTPYSRFGDGRAVLRSSIREYLASAALNALGVPSSSALAIAASDEPVQREQLETGAGLLRVSQCHIRFGHFEYFFYQRMEPQLAQLIDYCARRYLALDADTAQQAQALLEMATQNTARMIAHWQAIGFAHGVMNTDNMSLIGETFDFGPFAFLDRFDPGHICNHSDDQGRYRFDRQPNIGLWNLNALAHTFSALLPMDTLRRILAGYEQELSQHYHQLMMAKLGLTSDPSEQKHALLTDLLSLLEQDQVDYTTFFARLSQDPQSARDLCIDRPRADQWMADYQRLCDANADDTTIAAMRQINPLLVLRNHHAQTVIEAAEAGDYSLLADLMQALQQPYAPARLKEPWVQPPPAHLRAKPISCSS from the coding sequence ATGATTACCCCAAAGTTCGACAACAGCTTTGCCCGGCTTGGCGCCGACTTCGGCACCCGGGTCTCACCCGCACCATTGCAGGGCGCGCAGCTGATTCACTGCAATCAGTCGTTGCTCGCCACTTTACAGATGGATGCCGAGCTCGCCCGCCAGCTGGTCGAGGGCCAGGACTTGCCCGACGACATCGAGCCCTTTGCCATGGTCTATGCAGGCCATCAGTTTGGGGGCTTCAGCCCACAGTTGGGCGACGGTCGCGGCCTGCTCCTGGGCGAATGGCGGGTGGGAGACCATCGCTATGATCTGCACCTGAAGGGTGCCGGTAAAACCCCCTATTCGCGGTTCGGCGATGGCCGCGCCGTGTTGCGCTCGAGTATCCGCGAGTATCTGGCGTCGGCGGCACTCAATGCTCTGGGCGTTCCCAGCAGCAGTGCACTGGCTATCGCCGCCAGCGATGAGCCTGTGCAGCGCGAGCAATTAGAAACCGGAGCCGGCCTGCTGCGCGTGAGTCAATGCCATATCCGCTTCGGGCATTTCGAATACTTTTTTTACCAACGCATGGAGCCACAGCTGGCGCAGCTGATTGATTACTGTGCCCGTCGCTATCTCGCGCTGGACGCAGACACCGCTCAGCAGGCACAAGCGTTGCTGGAAATGGCCACCCAAAACACCGCGCGGATGATTGCCCATTGGCAAGCCATCGGCTTCGCCCACGGCGTGATGAATACAGACAACATGTCGTTGATTGGCGAAACCTTTGATTTTGGTCCCTTCGCCTTTCTGGATCGGTTTGACCCCGGCCACATTTGTAATCACAGCGATGATCAGGGCCGTTACCGGTTTGACCGTCAGCCCAATATCGGGCTCTGGAATCTGAACGCGTTGGCGCATACCTTTTCCGCTCTGCTGCCAATGGATACCCTGCGCCGGATTCTGGCCGGGTACGAGCAGGAACTGAGCCAGCATTATCACCAGTTGATGATGGCGAAACTGGGGCTGACATCCGACCCGTCTGAGCAAAAGCATGCACTGCTGACAGATCTGCTGTCGTTGTTGGAGCAGGATCAGGTGGATTACACAACATTTTTTGCCAGACTGAGTCAGGACCCGCAGAGTGCCAGAGACCTGTGCATCGATCGGCCACGGGCTGACCAATGGATGGCGGACTACCAGCGCCTGTGCGACGCAAACGCGGACGATACAACCATTGCCGCCATGCGACAGATTAATCCATTACTGGTGCTGCGCAATCACCATGCACAAACGGTGATAGAGGCGGCCGAGGCTGGTGATTACAGCCTGCTGGCGGATCTGATGCAGGCGCTTCAGCAACCCTATGCACCAGCGCGACTCAAAGAACCCTGGGTCCAGCCACCACCTGCGCATTTGCGCGCCAAACCGATAAGCTGCTCAAGTTGA
- the sthA gene encoding Si-specific NAD(P)(+) transhydrogenase encodes MSYDFDLVVIGSGPAGQKAAVQGAKAGKKVAIVERDKVLGGACVHRGTIPSKTLRENALRVKNMRANAALANFQLAEDTEMVTLINRLDQVLLAHDQYMRKQIDRNNITRIHGRAKFIDSHTLEIARVRDADYCIKAQNIIIATGSFPRKPDNIAVDHEYIFDSDSVLSMLYLPRSLTVLGGGVIASEYASIFQALGVKVTMIDKYPRPLGFLDQDLTDKFVHAFESMGGTWLGEHNVVSAEFDGLAGVITRCDNGLEIKSEKLLCAAGRIANVKDLAIENAGLSLSDRGLIPVDNNLRTSVANIFAAGDVIGPPSLASTSMEQGRRATCNAIGIIMGRIASTIPSGIYAIPELSAVGLTEQQARDKHGEVIVGKANFEEIARGQISDIQDGMLKLICAPDGKELLGVSIVGEGATELIHIGQMALLSQSPVDIFVESIFNFPTLAEAYRVAALSVIGQREQRGKG; translated from the coding sequence ATGAGCTACGACTTTGATCTGGTAGTGATAGGCAGCGGCCCGGCCGGGCAAAAAGCTGCAGTGCAAGGTGCCAAGGCCGGCAAAAAAGTTGCCATCGTTGAGCGCGACAAAGTGTTGGGCGGCGCCTGTGTTCACCGCGGCACAATTCCTAGTAAAACCCTGCGCGAAAATGCGCTACGGGTAAAAAATATGCGCGCCAATGCCGCGCTGGCCAATTTCCAGCTGGCGGAAGATACCGAAATGGTCACTCTGATCAATCGGCTCGATCAGGTGCTGCTGGCACACGACCAGTACATGCGCAAACAAATAGACCGCAATAACATCACCCGGATCCATGGCCGCGCTAAGTTTATCGATAGCCATACTCTGGAGATCGCCCGCGTCCGCGACGCCGATTACTGCATCAAGGCACAAAACATCATTATCGCTACCGGGTCTTTTCCGCGTAAGCCCGACAACATTGCCGTCGATCACGAATACATTTTCGACTCGGATTCCGTGCTGTCGATGCTGTACCTGCCGCGCAGCCTGACGGTACTCGGTGGCGGCGTAATCGCGAGCGAATATGCGTCGATTTTTCAGGCCCTTGGGGTCAAAGTCACCATGATCGACAAGTATCCACGCCCGTTGGGATTTCTGGATCAGGATCTGACCGACAAATTTGTCCACGCCTTCGAGTCGATGGGTGGCACCTGGTTGGGCGAGCACAATGTGGTCAGCGCCGAGTTTGACGGCTTGGCCGGGGTTATCACGCGTTGCGACAATGGCCTGGAGATCAAAAGTGAAAAACTTTTGTGCGCCGCAGGTCGCATCGCCAATGTGAAGGATCTGGCTATTGAAAACGCCGGTCTTAGCCTGAGCGACCGCGGCCTGATTCCGGTGGACAACAATCTCCGCACCAGTGTGGCAAACATTTTCGCCGCCGGCGACGTGATCGGTCCGCCCAGCCTGGCGTCGACGTCCATGGAACAGGGGCGCCGCGCAACCTGCAACGCCATTGGCATTATAATGGGCCGCATCGCGAGCACCATTCCGTCGGGTATTTATGCGATTCCCGAGTTATCCGCCGTCGGACTCACCGAACAACAGGCACGCGACAAGCACGGCGAAGTTATCGTCGGTAAAGCCAATTTCGAAGAAATTGCCCGCGGTCAGATCAGCGACATCCAGGACGGCATGTTGAAACTCATCTGCGCACCGGACGGTAAAGAACTGCTGGGCGTCAGTATTGTGGGAGAAGGTGCGACTGAACTCATTCACATCGGTCAAATGGCTTTACTGTCGCAGTCACCGGTAGATATTTTTGTGGAAAGTATTTTTAACTTTCCCACCCTGGCCGAGGCCTACCGGGTCGCCGCCTTGTCCGTCATCGGGCAACGCGAGCAGCGCGGTAAAGGTTAA
- a CDS encoding 50S ribosomal protein L11 methyltransferase — protein sequence MGPLGHADQLLALFQASVPGGQLRLQRLPCERLLRLWLADPETFGTRFDDQVVSAIMAAPPYWSFCWASGQVLAGRILANPDWVAGKRVLDLGCGSGVVAIAAALAGARESIACDLDAAALVAAQANAGANGAQIRIAPALEAIHGPVDVLFGADILYDPDNRPLLSRLPTLADEVWVADSRVKDFSEPGYVKVATEQATTFPDMGEWEGFNQVNLYRAARVAR from the coding sequence ATGGGACCATTGGGTCACGCCGACCAGCTTCTGGCTTTGTTTCAAGCGTCAGTGCCGGGTGGTCAGCTGCGGCTGCAGCGTCTTCCGTGTGAGCGCTTACTTCGCCTGTGGCTTGCAGATCCTGAGACCTTTGGAACGCGCTTTGATGATCAGGTGGTCAGTGCGATCATGGCGGCGCCGCCCTATTGGAGTTTTTGCTGGGCCTCCGGTCAGGTGTTGGCCGGTCGGATTCTGGCTAATCCCGACTGGGTCGCGGGCAAACGGGTACTGGATCTGGGTTGCGGCTCCGGCGTGGTGGCGATTGCGGCGGCTTTGGCGGGCGCGCGTGAAAGCATTGCCTGTGATCTGGATGCGGCGGCGTTGGTGGCAGCGCAAGCCAACGCGGGCGCCAATGGCGCGCAAATACGCATTGCGCCGGCTCTTGAGGCAATTCATGGGCCTGTGGATGTATTGTTTGGCGCTGATATTTTGTACGACCCGGATAATCGCCCGTTGCTGTCCAGATTACCGACTCTTGCGGATGAAGTGTGGGTGGCGGATTCCCGGGTAAAGGACTTCTCAGAGCCCGGCTATGTGAAGGTGGCCACCGAGCAGGCGACCACCTTTCCGGATATGGGGGAGTGGGAGGGCTTTAACCAGGTTAACCTTTACCGCGCTGCTCGCGTTGCCCGATGA